Proteins from a genomic interval of Capsicum annuum cultivar UCD-10X-F1 chromosome 4, UCD10Xv1.1, whole genome shotgun sequence:
- the LOC124897593 gene encoding cytosolic sulfotransferase 12-like has translation MTTSQTSPPKYLQENTLSEECKKLLSTLPKEKGWIGSYMYNYQGCWIPTKFIQGTIAFQQQFEAEDSDIVLVTTPKSETTWLKLLLFPMVNRMKHSIFEQNHPLTVENPHVLVPFLEHTLYFDGRVPEFSSFTSPRLLATHMSFASRTKLVYLCRNPKDTFISMWHFANNLRVHQKDTNSIEEMFDLFCKGVSIYGPIWDHVLDYWKQSIEKPNKVLFLMYEEVKEKPKVQLQRLAEFLECPFSTEEENCGVADEILRMCSFENLSKLEVNKKKTLPSGEENKAFFRKGEIGDWKNYFTEEMNQKHNHIIEQKFQGSGLKFSYI, from the coding sequence ATGACAACATCTCAAACTTCTCCTCCCAAATACTTACAAGAGAATACCTTAAGTGAAGAGTGTAAGAAATTGCTTTCTACCCTaccaaaagaaaaaggatggatTGGATCATATATGTACAATTACCAAGGTTGTTGGATACCAACAAAATTTATCCAAGGTACAATTGCATTTCAACAACAGTTTGAAGCTGAAGATAGTGATATCGTCCTTGTTACAACTCCAAAATCAGAAACTACATGGTTAAAATTACTTTTATTCCCTATGGTGAATCGAATGAAACATTctatttttgaacaaaatcatcCTTTAACTGTCGAGAACCCTCATGTTCTTGTTCCATTCTTGGAACATACACTGTATTTTGATGGTCGAGTCCCTGAGTTCTCATCCTTCACTTCACCTAGACTCTTGGCAACTCATATGTCCTTTGCTTCAAGAACCAAACTTGTTTACTTATGTAGGAATCCTAAGGACACTTTTATTTCTATGTGGCATTTTGCAAACAATTTAAGAGTTCATCAGAAAGATACCAATTCAATTGAGGAAATGTTTGATCTTTTTTGTAAGGGGGTGAGCATTTATGGTCCAATTTGGGATCATGTGTTGGATTATTGGAAACAAAGCATAGAAAAGCCAAACAAAGTACTTTTCTTGATGTATGAAGAAGTTAAAGAGAAACCAAAAGTTCAACTTCAACGCTTGGCTGAATTCTTGGAATGTCCATTTTCCACGGAGGAAGAAAATTGTGGAGTGGCTGATGAAATATTAAGAATgtgtagttttgagaatttgagcaAATTGGAGGTGAATAAAAAGAAGACGTTGCCAAGTGGAGAGGAAAATAAAGCGTTCTTTCGTAAAGGGGAAATTGGAGATTGGAAGAATTATTTTACTGAAGAGATGAATCAAAAACACAATCATATCATTGAACAGAAGTTCCAAGGATCTGGATTAAAGTTTTCATATATTTGA